A window of Amphiprion ocellaris isolate individual 3 ecotype Okinawa chromosome 12, ASM2253959v1, whole genome shotgun sequence contains these coding sequences:
- the LOC111572598 gene encoding ankyrin repeat domain-containing protein 9 isoform X2 — protein MASLTVSSAARRVEKHPKSFSLLYYRAVRDLKPVWMLEDMRTMETFYQEEDCSQRIYTPSEALLYAIVHDHQAYAQYLLSRYTDEALAKPGERFCCCPSTAPHLTMAVRYDRRHILGLILQETHRTPSGTSYTGYLHTEGGRTPLHLACELQRPEAVVMLLGSGASPLARDHDGLTPLDVILEKLRESEAASGGERRQCLDNLLMFMPKVHFKMKAALGTEPERWSKVLGEETYKYLAGRSPAPLLLTAMQTVLQQLSPATFPDSLHELPIPSSLKPPGLPVRQKVV, from the coding sequence ATGGCGTCTTTAACGGTCAGCTCGGCGGCTCGGAGGGTCGAGAAGCACCCCAAGTCCTTCTCGCTGCTCTACTACCGGGCGGTGCGGGACCTGAAGCCGGTGTGGATGCTGGAGGACATGCGGACCATGGAGACGTTTTACCAGGAGGAGGACTGCAGTCAGAGGATTTACACCCCGTCCGAGGCGCTACTTTACGCCATCGTCCACGACCACCAGGCGTACGCGCAGTACCTTCTGAGCAGATACACCGACGAGGCGCTAGCGAAGCCCGGGGAGCGCTTCTGCTGCTGCCCGTCCACGGCGCCGCACCTCACCATGGCTGTCCGCTACGACAGGCGACACATTCTGGGCCTTATCTTGCAGGAGACTCACCGGACACCCAGCGGGACCTCCTACACCGGTTATCTCCACACGGAAGGCGGCAGGACCCCTCTACACCTGGCCTGCGAGCTCCAGCGGCCCGAGGCGGTGGTCATGCTGCTGGGGAGCGGAGCCTCCCCGCTCGCCCGGGACCACGACGGCTTGACCCCGCTGGACGTCATCCTGGAGAAACTCAGGGAGTCCGAGGCGGCGAGCGGCGGGGAGAGGAGGCAGTGCTTGGACAACCTGCTCATGTTCATGCCAAAagttcactttaaaatgaaggCAGCTCTGGGGACAGAGCCGGAGCGGTGGAGCAAGGTGCTGGGCGAGGAGACCTACAAGTACCTGGCTGGAAGGAGCCCGGCGCCGCTGCTGCTCACCGCCATGCAGACcgtcctgcagcagctcagcccGGCCACCTTCCCAGACAGCCTGCATGAGCTGCCCATCCCCTCCTCCCTCAAGCCGCCGGGGCTTCCTGTGAGACAGAAGGTGGTGTAG
- the LOC111572598 gene encoding ankyrin repeat domain-containing protein 9 isoform X3, giving the protein MASLTVSSAARRVEKHPKSFSLLYYRAVRDLKPVWMLEDMRTMETFYQEEDCSQRIYTPSEALLYAIVHDHQAYAQYLLSRYTDEALAKPGERFCCCPSTAPHLTMAVRYDRRHILGLILQETHRTPSGTSYTGYLHTEGGRTPLHLACELQRPEAVVMLLGSGASPLARDHDGLTPLDVILEKLRESEAASGGERRQCLDNLLMFMPKVHFKMKAALGTEPERWSKVLGEETYKYLAGRSPAPLLLTAMQTVLQQLSPATFPDSLHELPIPSSLKPPGLPVRQKLR; this is encoded by the coding sequence ATGGCGTCTTTAACGGTCAGCTCGGCGGCTCGGAGGGTCGAGAAGCACCCCAAGTCCTTCTCGCTGCTCTACTACCGGGCGGTGCGGGACCTGAAGCCGGTGTGGATGCTGGAGGACATGCGGACCATGGAGACGTTTTACCAGGAGGAGGACTGCAGTCAGAGGATTTACACCCCGTCCGAGGCGCTACTTTACGCCATCGTCCACGACCACCAGGCGTACGCGCAGTACCTTCTGAGCAGATACACCGACGAGGCGCTAGCGAAGCCCGGGGAGCGCTTCTGCTGCTGCCCGTCCACGGCGCCGCACCTCACCATGGCTGTCCGCTACGACAGGCGACACATTCTGGGCCTTATCTTGCAGGAGACTCACCGGACACCCAGCGGGACCTCCTACACCGGTTATCTCCACACGGAAGGCGGCAGGACCCCTCTACACCTGGCCTGCGAGCTCCAGCGGCCCGAGGCGGTGGTCATGCTGCTGGGGAGCGGAGCCTCCCCGCTCGCCCGGGACCACGACGGCTTGACCCCGCTGGACGTCATCCTGGAGAAACTCAGGGAGTCCGAGGCGGCGAGCGGCGGGGAGAGGAGGCAGTGCTTGGACAACCTGCTCATGTTCATGCCAAAagttcactttaaaatgaaggCAGCTCTGGGGACAGAGCCGGAGCGGTGGAGCAAGGTGCTGGGCGAGGAGACCTACAAGTACCTGGCTGGAAGGAGCCCGGCGCCGCTGCTGCTCACCGCCATGCAGACcgtcctgcagcagctcagcccGGCCACCTTCCCAGACAGCCTGCATGAGCTGCCCATCCCCTCCTCCCTCAAGCCGCCGGGGCTTCCTGTGAGACAGAAG